In one window of Frigoriglobus tundricola DNA:
- a CDS encoding DUF6551 family protein: protein MAETKTPLPPDEIYTPNGAIVKKTDAYKWKTVDDPGRFLWLSKQVIGVDHSYQREQVNEARVNRIAAELSWVKFGVITVVRRGDRTYWCIDGQHRLLAAKKRSDVAKVPVMLFEVTNKTGEADGFLKINSDRGAVSTFSRFNALLTTRDATAVATQQMVEASGYRFSLDGRKYTVRCLAAVYNAYRTCRESATAAWELCVMLYAGDCPIDNVFSGLFVLERALRKRDPGRSLRDPDNVKIILALGKAELSAAALRMVTVMGKGGPKMQAAGIARAINQKRRKNLVPSLLDGGGDE from the coding sequence ATGGCCGAGACCAAGACCCCATTACCGCCGGATGAGATCTACACGCCTAACGGTGCGATCGTGAAGAAGACCGACGCTTACAAGTGGAAGACGGTCGATGATCCGGGCCGGTTCCTCTGGCTCAGCAAACAGGTCATTGGCGTGGACCACTCCTACCAGCGGGAACAGGTCAACGAGGCGCGGGTGAACCGCATCGCGGCCGAACTGTCGTGGGTCAAGTTCGGTGTCATCACCGTGGTGCGCCGCGGGGACCGGACCTATTGGTGCATCGACGGTCAGCACCGGCTCCTGGCGGCGAAGAAGCGGAGCGACGTCGCGAAGGTTCCGGTGATGCTCTTCGAGGTGACGAACAAGACGGGCGAGGCCGACGGGTTCTTGAAGATCAACTCCGACCGCGGGGCCGTCAGCACGTTCAGCCGGTTCAACGCTCTGCTGACGACCCGCGATGCCACGGCCGTGGCCACTCAGCAGATGGTCGAAGCGTCCGGCTACCGGTTCTCGCTCGACGGGCGGAAGTACACCGTGAGGTGCCTCGCGGCGGTCTACAACGCGTACCGGACCTGTCGCGAGTCCGCGACCGCGGCATGGGAACTGTGCGTCATGCTCTACGCGGGGGATTGCCCCATCGACAACGTGTTCTCTGGGCTGTTCGTGCTGGAACGCGCGCTCCGCAAGCGCGATCCGGGCCGGAGCCTGCGTGACCCGGACAACGTCAAGATCATCCTGGCGCTGGGGAAGGCGGAACTGTCGGCCGCGGCCCTTCGCATGGTGACGGTGATGGGCAAGGGCGGTCCGAAAATGCAAGCGGCCGGCATCGCGCGGGCGATCAACCAGAAGCGGCGCAAGAACCTCGTCCCATCACTTCTCGACGGGGGCGGCGATGAGTGA
- a CDS encoding winged helix-turn-helix domain-containing protein codes for MPAKPVEATLYDAVHTHAMQTRGQPARYITLGFSDGTEATLPLPVREDAQPVELLASWPPPDGWAFRAGEAAFNGHRFRLGGKLAAILRELATHPGWPVTADRLKRAVWGEEPDMVEDANVQSHVSLLRKRLRDALGLEPALNPITFADGAYKLAVY; via the coding sequence ATGCCCGCCAAGCCCGTCGAAGCAACACTTTACGACGCCGTCCATACCCACGCGATGCAAACGCGCGGACAGCCCGCGCGATACATCACGCTAGGGTTTTCGGATGGCACCGAGGCCACGTTACCCCTTCCCGTGCGCGAGGACGCGCAGCCCGTCGAACTCCTCGCGAGTTGGCCCCCTCCGGACGGATGGGCGTTCCGGGCCGGCGAAGCCGCGTTCAACGGCCACCGGTTCCGACTCGGCGGGAAGCTCGCGGCGATCCTCCGAGAGTTGGCCACCCATCCCGGATGGCCGGTGACTGCGGATCGGCTCAAGCGGGCGGTGTGGGGCGAGGAGCCGGACATGGTCGAAGACGCGAACGTCCAGAGTCACGTGTCGCTCCTGCGCAAGCGGTTGCGGGACGCGCTCGGCCTGGAACCCGCACTGAACCCGATCACGTTCGCGGACGGCGCCTACAAGCTCGCGGTTTACTAA
- a CDS encoding site-specific integrase, whose amino-acid sequence MPNPPKLLTVGDETLTYKQWAERPPYVSVTTISSRLRLGWSPKNAVTVPPDRRFRPTTSAPKESVRPCPKLRPHKATGQAYCEWQSSGERHVKYFGKWQSEEAKAAYARFTLEWATRLVQRSSVALGDTALVCELVEAWIAYCKTGDGGEGGYLKHGRLTSRIHAQQTATKYLTKGYGLTPIDQFGPDELRAVRKGMIDANLARKTINGYQGNIVQMFGWGVGRKLVKPETWHTLQTVGRLLKGKTTAPDWPKKRAAKWEDVEAAFPFLHDREDCRAALETLIRVHWLIGGRPQDLTGMRVGDIDRSEDVWHYVVNAHKNEHREQDLDYFIGPRAQPLLAPLLAGKKPTDFVFLYPPLQAGGQPVPIRRDVYGKRVKDACKRAKVKPWTPHQLRHSRATEVMRMFESNEAAAAAIGDSPEVTRLVYVDPQDAVRKRIARVSG is encoded by the coding sequence ATGCCCAACCCGCCGAAGCTGCTCACCGTGGGCGACGAAACGCTCACGTACAAGCAATGGGCCGAGCGACCGCCCTACGTGTCCGTCACGACCATCAGTTCGCGATTGCGGCTCGGGTGGTCGCCGAAGAACGCGGTGACGGTCCCGCCCGACCGCCGGTTCCGGCCGACGACGTCCGCCCCGAAAGAGAGCGTCCGCCCGTGCCCGAAACTGCGCCCGCACAAGGCGACCGGCCAAGCCTATTGCGAATGGCAATCCTCCGGCGAGCGACACGTCAAATACTTCGGGAAGTGGCAAAGCGAAGAAGCGAAAGCGGCCTACGCGCGGTTCACTCTCGAATGGGCCACCCGCCTCGTCCAGCGCTCGTCCGTGGCACTGGGTGATACCGCGCTCGTGTGCGAGCTGGTGGAAGCCTGGATCGCGTATTGCAAAACCGGCGACGGGGGGGAAGGCGGCTACCTCAAACACGGGCGACTGACGTCGCGCATTCACGCCCAACAAACCGCGACGAAATACCTCACCAAAGGCTACGGGCTCACCCCGATCGACCAGTTCGGGCCGGACGAGTTGCGCGCCGTCCGAAAGGGCATGATCGATGCGAACCTGGCGCGCAAGACGATCAACGGCTATCAGGGCAACATTGTGCAGATGTTCGGGTGGGGCGTGGGGCGGAAGCTGGTAAAGCCGGAGACGTGGCACACGTTGCAGACCGTCGGGCGGCTCCTGAAGGGGAAGACCACGGCGCCGGACTGGCCGAAGAAGCGCGCCGCCAAATGGGAAGACGTCGAAGCCGCGTTCCCGTTCCTGCACGATCGCGAGGACTGCCGCGCCGCTCTCGAAACGCTCATCCGGGTTCACTGGCTCATCGGCGGGCGCCCGCAAGACCTGACCGGGATGCGGGTCGGGGACATCGACCGCTCCGAAGACGTGTGGCACTACGTCGTGAACGCCCACAAGAACGAGCACCGGGAGCAAGACCTGGACTACTTCATCGGGCCGAGGGCACAACCCTTGCTCGCGCCGCTCCTCGCGGGCAAGAAGCCGACGGACTTCGTGTTCCTGTACCCGCCGTTGCAAGCGGGTGGCCAGCCCGTGCCGATCCGCCGGGACGTCTACGGGAAGCGGGTCAAGGACGCGTGCAAACGTGCCAAGGTGAAGCCGTGGACGCCCCACCAGTTGCGCCACTCGCGCGCGACCGAGGTGATGCGGATGTTCGAGAGCAACGAGGCGGCAGCGGCGGCGATCGGGGACTCGCCCGAAGTGACGCGCCTCGTGTACGTCGATCCACAAGACGCGGTCCGGAAACGGATCGCACGCGTGAGCGGGTAA
- a CDS encoding GYF domain-containing protein has product MPTQWFYRTPAGKEEGPVSKQQLQSLADVGLIGPTTEIKKRPDGRWVAANKVQGLLDEAKWFYRNGDGDEVGPMTARQLQTLAEVGLIGPNTEIKKRAGGRWVVANKVRGLLDDLDASSPIEEPAPAPPQQAAGDQRAVPATPAVPPPAPNGATGARASGTGERPQVPLWGPSFYPWEEPPAKPRSRLPLIVSGCVAALLVIAFLAGAFDTGTAGPVPDGPGDGTGPHAVESANRRTEAPELEPNKLFSEAKRVLLARLSDVGGTPEANVNAGIELLTKYLARPDATDRTEAALLLEHARTAVSDDTAVQLLLAVGDAERSELAGTSSGFGRADLVLLPKSRVEALSPGFCTRLKTQFTEEGRASQVFVTSQSYRGGGRDHNSIETAFYETLKKNAARATRQADIQRIVDRGEKAKRRDEKERQAVLQNGTDEFKRIVEEPDKYMYGHYTFDGVFGSPLGNLRPQKEPKGYSIAFRCRDTPVAAVARPVKDRLTFVVSDSLGTKLLDLKDGESHARVYCRIRYGDPDTDAFPQAVVYKIDFYADATHQGAPKFTVE; this is encoded by the coding sequence ATGCCCACTCAATGGTTTTACCGGACCCCCGCGGGCAAGGAAGAAGGGCCGGTCTCCAAACAGCAGCTCCAGTCACTCGCCGATGTCGGTCTGATCGGACCGACCACTGAAATCAAAAAACGCCCCGACGGTCGTTGGGTCGCCGCCAATAAGGTTCAGGGACTACTGGACGAAGCGAAGTGGTTCTACCGGAACGGCGACGGCGACGAAGTCGGACCGATGACCGCCCGGCAGCTCCAGACGCTTGCCGAGGTCGGCTTGATCGGGCCGAACACCGAGATCAAAAAGCGGGCCGGTGGCCGGTGGGTCGTCGCCAATAAGGTCCGGGGGTTACTGGACGACCTCGACGCGAGTTCACCGATCGAAGAACCCGCCCCCGCACCGCCGCAACAGGCCGCCGGGGACCAGCGCGCAGTGCCCGCCACCCCCGCGGTTCCGCCTCCCGCCCCGAATGGGGCGACCGGTGCCCGAGCGAGCGGGACCGGAGAGCGTCCTCAAGTGCCGCTGTGGGGACCCTCCTTTTATCCCTGGGAAGAACCGCCCGCCAAACCTCGTTCGCGGCTCCCGCTCATCGTGTCCGGGTGCGTGGCGGCGCTGTTGGTGATCGCGTTCCTGGCCGGCGCGTTCGATACCGGGACCGCGGGGCCGGTTCCGGACGGACCCGGCGACGGCACCGGGCCTCACGCGGTCGAAAGCGCGAACCGGCGGACCGAAGCCCCCGAACTCGAGCCGAACAAACTGTTCTCTGAGGCCAAGCGGGTGCTGTTGGCCCGCCTTTCCGACGTCGGTGGGACGCCGGAAGCCAACGTGAACGCGGGCATCGAGCTCCTGACGAAGTACCTGGCCCGGCCCGACGCGACGGATCGAACCGAAGCCGCTCTGCTCCTCGAACACGCCCGGACCGCCGTCTCCGACGACACGGCGGTGCAACTGCTGCTCGCGGTCGGCGACGCGGAGCGGAGCGAACTGGCCGGGACGTCGTCCGGCTTCGGCCGGGCCGACCTGGTGCTCCTTCCGAAGAGCCGCGTGGAGGCGCTGAGCCCGGGCTTTTGCACGCGGCTCAAGACCCAGTTCACCGAAGAGGGGCGTGCGTCCCAGGTGTTCGTCACCAGCCAGTCCTACCGGGGCGGCGGGCGGGACCACAATTCGATCGAGACCGCGTTCTACGAGACCCTGAAAAAGAACGCCGCCCGCGCGACCCGGCAGGCCGACATCCAGCGCATTGTGGACCGAGGGGAGAAGGCGAAACGACGAGATGAGAAGGAGCGGCAGGCCGTGCTTCAGAACGGCACGGATGAATTCAAACGGATCGTGGAAGAACCTGACAAATACATGTACGGCCACTACACCTTCGACGGCGTGTTCGGAAGTCCGCTCGGCAACCTCCGGCCCCAGAAGGAGCCGAAAGGTTATTCGATCGCGTTCCGGTGCCGGGACACGCCGGTGGCCGCGGTGGCGCGGCCGGTCAAGGACCGGCTGACTTTCGTCGTCTCGGACTCACTCGGAACCAAACTACTGGACCTGAAAGACGGCGAGTCCCACGCCCGCGTGTACTGTCGCATTCGCTACGGCGATCCGGACACCGACGCGTTCCCCCAGGCGGTCGTCTACAAGATCGACTTCTACGCCGATGCCACCCATCAAGGCGCGCCGAAGTTCACTGTCGAGTGA
- a CDS encoding RNA polymerase sigma factor, protein MSDPTPTDAELVRRTVAGDRDAFARLYDRYAGLVRTVAGDAGPGRAEDISHDVFLRAYRAIATLRTPDRFAPWLIGIARRVVQEARRRSPREPLPSDLTDGQPPAGHDIDQADEVAYMLALVGRLPEEERRAIQFFFLNGRDGSETARLLGRSRSGTYALIGRAVGTLARWMGADRTAGEVPR, encoded by the coding sequence ATGAGCGATCCCACCCCAACTGACGCCGAGTTGGTTCGCCGGACCGTGGCAGGTGACCGCGACGCCTTCGCGCGGCTGTACGACCGGTACGCCGGGCTGGTCCGGACGGTGGCCGGCGACGCCGGGCCGGGCCGGGCCGAGGACATCAGTCACGACGTGTTCCTACGGGCGTACCGCGCCATCGCCACGCTGCGCACCCCCGACCGGTTCGCGCCCTGGCTGATCGGCATTGCCCGGCGCGTGGTCCAGGAGGCCCGCCGTCGCTCCCCCAGGGAACCGTTACCGAGCGACCTCACCGACGGACAACCGCCGGCGGGGCACGACATCGATCAGGCGGACGAAGTGGCCTACATGCTCGCGCTGGTGGGCCGGCTGCCCGAGGAGGAGCGGCGGGCCATCCAGTTCTTCTTCCTGAACGGCCGGGACGGGTCCGAAACGGCCCGGCTGCTGGGCCGGTCCCGATCGGGGACCTATGCCCTCATCGGTCGCGCGGTCGGTACTCTCGCCCGGTGGATGGGGGCCGATCGCACGGCCGGGGAGGTCCCGCGATGA
- a CDS encoding anti-sigma factor family protein: MNCPTDEALAALAVGGTSAATRAHVASCPACAARFAALRTAVERLESAHAVTNCAHASGRARLLAALAEEPVPVRPTLLWRVLMDRRTWVTSAAASAAVFVAVLLGWGGAPAVALADGLKPFKEAKSFSCEMIVLRGGKPADAGKKMTLKLTWAAPGSLRSDMFADDKLQATVIAPEGKAGIVLDHRDKTFLPDGKPGRQEAAFLKLVNGLAAHAGGDQKPAGTDEVGGAKAPRFDLEIRDPEAKNAVWRYRLWVHPETKRPVRVEFALQAGQDPTANDVVGVRLEKFEWDVKAEGLFDTKPPAGYKSAVAEK; this comes from the coding sequence ATGAACTGTCCGACCGACGAAGCCCTCGCCGCCCTCGCCGTTGGCGGCACCTCAGCCGCCACCCGGGCACACGTCGCCAGTTGCCCGGCGTGCGCCGCCCGGTTCGCCGCGCTCCGGACCGCGGTGGAGCGCCTGGAATCGGCCCACGCGGTGACCAATTGCGCCCACGCGAGCGGGCGGGCGCGACTGCTCGCGGCACTGGCTGAGGAGCCGGTGCCGGTTCGCCCCACTCTTCTTTGGAGGGTTCTTATGGACCGACGGACCTGGGTCACGTCCGCAGCCGCTTCGGCAGCGGTATTCGTCGCCGTACTCCTCGGCTGGGGAGGGGCGCCGGCCGTCGCCCTGGCCGACGGTCTCAAACCGTTTAAGGAAGCGAAGTCGTTCTCGTGCGAGATGATTGTGTTGAGGGGCGGGAAGCCTGCCGACGCCGGGAAGAAGATGACGTTGAAGCTGACCTGGGCGGCACCGGGATCGCTGAGGAGCGATATGTTCGCCGACGACAAGTTGCAGGCCACGGTCATCGCCCCGGAAGGCAAAGCGGGGATCGTCCTCGACCACCGCGACAAGACGTTCCTGCCGGACGGGAAGCCCGGCCGGCAGGAGGCCGCCTTCCTCAAACTCGTCAACGGGCTGGCGGCGCACGCGGGCGGCGACCAGAAGCCGGCCGGGACCGACGAAGTCGGCGGGGCGAAAGCCCCCCGGTTCGACCTGGAGATCCGCGATCCCGAGGCGAAGAACGCGGTCTGGCGGTACCGACTCTGGGTCCATCCGGAGACGAAGCGGCCCGTGCGGGTCGAGTTCGCCCTCCAGGCCGGCCAGGATCCAACGGCGAACGATGTCGTCGGGGTCCGGCTGGAGAAGTTCGAGTGGGACGTGAAGGCCGAGGGGCTGTTCGACACCAAGCCGCCGGCAGGGTACAAGTCCGCGGTCGCGGAGAAGTGA
- a CDS encoding DUF6939 family protein — protein sequence MPRTPVFARCVFVPRYHVENLPAGSVVYDASSYADPPYCPLSPMWVHGGVPVPGAAGVSSDTVEGVWQGLKVIRGKIAPRFFRGPGAKRGGKPSGHLFGRKEIGVVEARRQIYVPTYEWVLENRIDPDLIRGFIDAACAGVVQHFHDVGDNGDPNDPDQPLAHAAVLVRYLNRRCAERG from the coding sequence ATGCCACGCACACCGGTGTTCGCCCGCTGCGTCTTCGTTCCGCGGTACCACGTCGAAAACCTTCCCGCCGGCAGTGTCGTGTACGACGCGAGCAGTTACGCGGACCCGCCGTACTGTCCACTCAGCCCGATGTGGGTTCACGGCGGCGTTCCCGTGCCCGGCGCGGCCGGTGTGTCGAGCGACACGGTCGAGGGCGTCTGGCAGGGGCTGAAGGTGATCCGCGGGAAGATCGCACCGCGCTTCTTCCGCGGGCCGGGTGCGAAGCGCGGCGGGAAGCCGTCCGGTCACCTGTTCGGCCGGAAGGAGATCGGCGTGGTCGAAGCCCGGCGTCAGATTTACGTGCCGACTTACGAATGGGTGCTGGAGAACCGCATCGACCCGGACCTGATCCGCGGGTTCATTGATGCGGCGTGCGCGGGCGTGGTGCAGCACTTTCACGACGTGGGGGACAACGGCGACCCGAACGACCCCGACCAGCCCCTCGCCCACGCCGCGGTGCTGGTGCGCTACCTGAACCGCCGGTGCGCGGAGCGCGGGTGA
- the gatC gene encoding Asp-tRNA(Asn)/Glu-tRNA(Gln) amidotransferase subunit GatC: protein MSFSLDQVRKVARLARLELSEPALAQMQVQLSAILNYIDQLNQLDTEGVEPLAHPLPVQNVFRPDEPVPSLPVAAALQNAPSKVGDYFGVPAVFSDEPVSH, encoded by the coding sequence ATGTCATTTTCCCTCGATCAGGTTCGGAAGGTGGCCCGGCTGGCGCGGCTCGAACTGTCCGAGCCGGCCCTCGCGCAGATGCAGGTTCAACTCTCCGCCATCCTCAACTACATCGACCAACTGAACCAGCTCGACACCGAAGGCGTCGAACCGCTCGCGCACCCGTTACCGGTGCAGAACGTGTTCCGCCCGGACGAGCCGGTTCCGTCCCTGCCGGTCGCCGCGGCGCTCCAGAACGCGCCGAGCAAGGTCGGTGACTACTTCGGCGTCCCGGCCGTCTTCAGCGACGAACCCGTCAGCCACTGA
- the rpmB gene encoding 50S ribosomal protein L28, whose protein sequence is MAKACVFTGKTAVYGNRKKYRGKAKYLGGVGKKILGTSRRKFRPNLQKVRCVVDGVVKKVWVSASAIRSGLVVKPVKVKPFDKVTV, encoded by the coding sequence ATGGCCAAAGCGTGCGTTTTCACCGGCAAGACGGCGGTTTACGGTAACCGCAAGAAGTACCGCGGTAAGGCGAAGTACCTGGGCGGCGTCGGTAAGAAGATCCTCGGCACCAGCCGACGGAAGTTCCGACCGAACCTGCAAAAGGTCCGCTGCGTCGTTGATGGCGTGGTCAAGAAGGTGTGGGTGTCCGCCTCCGCCATCCGCAGCGGCCTGGTCGTCAAGCCGGTCAAGGTGAAGCCGTTCGACAAGGTCACCGTTTGA